A genomic region of Spodoptera frugiperda isolate SF20-4 chromosome 31, AGI-APGP_CSIRO_Sfru_2.0, whole genome shotgun sequence contains the following coding sequences:
- the LOC118276036 gene encoding metabotropic glutamate receptor 5 yields the protein MHARHALVVAAAWLVARAAPAASESARVRGAVRFGALFAVHGAPTEARAGAACGVVREHYGIQRVEATLMALDAINADPRLLPWLRLGADLRDSCWAAPTALRQTIDLVRDAIAPSQALRRRSLSSGKAGLCSTTSELGRAPATPLVAVLGPGASSAAVQVQNLLQLFSIPQVSYSATARELSDRARFSTFFRVVPSDKHQARLLVALLRAHNWTYVHALHTDESYGQSGMAAFREEAARGGVCVAREVALRAAPSAAAVDAALARLARGPRVAVCWCEGRTARALLAGLARAPRRLRLVASDGWADRRDVVDGLEHAALHALTLRIRSPYLNHFDRHYLALTPLNNSRNPWFQVFTYNS from the exons ATGCACGCGAGGCACGCGCTTGTTGTGGCAGCCGCGTGGCTGGTCGCGCGCGCGGCGCCGGCTGCCAGCGAGAGTGCGCGGGTACGCGGCGCCGTACGCTTCGGTGCTCTATTCGCCGTACACGGCGCGCCGACGGAAGCGCGTGCGGGCGCGGCCTGCGGAGTCGTCCGCGAGCACTATGGCATCCAGCGCGTAGAGGCGACGTTGATGGCTCTGGATGCCATAAACGCAGACCCCCGGCTACTGCCGTGGCTGCGTCTCGGCGCCGACTTACGTGACTCGTGCTGGGCAGCTCCCACGGCGCTGCGACAGACCATTGACCTGGTGCGCGATGCTATTGCCCCGTCGCAGGCGCTCCGCCGGCGATCTCTGTCCAGCGGTAAAGCCGGCCTGTGCTCGACG ACAAGTGAGCTGGGGCGTGCGCCCGCGACTCCGTTGGTGGCAGTGCTGGGCCCTGGCGCCAGCTCCGCGGCTGTTCAGGTGCAAAACTTGCTGCAGCTGTTCTCCATCCCGCAG GTGTCGTACTCGGCGACGGCGCGCGAGCTGTCGGACCGCGCTCGCTTCTCCACGTTCTTCCGCGTGGTGCCGTCCGACAAGCACCAGGCGAGGCTGCTGGTGGCGCTGCTGCGCGCGCACAACTGGACCTACGTGCACGCGCTGCACACGGACG AGAGCTATGGGCAGAGCGGCATGGCGGCGTTCCGCGAGgaggcggcgcgcggcggcgtgtGCGTGGCGCGCGAGGTGGCGCTGCGCGCGGCGCCGTCGGCCGCGGCCGTGGACGCGGCGCTGGCGCGGCTGGCGCGCGGCCCGCGCGTGGCCGTGTGCTGGTGCGAGGGCCGCACGGCGcgcgcgctgctggccgggctggcgcgcgcgccgcgccgcctgcGCCTCGTGGCCAGCGACGGCTGGGCGGACCGCCGCGATGTGGTCGACGGCTTGGAGCACGCCGCGCTGCACGCGCTCACGCTGCGCATCCGCTCGCCGTACCTCAATCACTTCGACAGACACTACCTCGCACTCACGCCGCTCAACAACTCAAGAAATCCTTGGTTCCAGGTCTTCACTTATAATTCATAA
- the LOC126912880 gene encoding metabotropic glutamate receptor 5-like — translation MRREACGRGGRGLCAAMLPFNVSRYRLHLAQVRFRAPDGGLVAFDDNGDPPPELSDYDVMSFERGGAAWRYERVGRWRRGVLQMRGGADAAWARARGVPAACSAPCGAGQWARVGAGRARCCWSCVACAPLEVTVPPPTPGCRLCPPGHHPDRDRTACLPSTVEWGAEGRGTRAVAALVGAAGLAAVATCAVTFWRHRATPVVKSASRELCALLLCAAAVCHGAALAAVLRPGPGPCALVRLAAPALGGVYAAVLARTTRVARLVAACERRPAARPRLLSSRAQLWMWLTLTVPGICVAVWSAVNWPAAPRLLHPGRSRSVLVCGGEQAPAQLAPLAPALTLLAACVGMAVRTRRLPHNFNETRFVGAAAYATCVTWFAFFPLYAVSAARTATLCACVSLSAGACVVLSLGPRVWVCVCRPARNTRAHFLTASIRCHVGKYRAARDLPAARDVSCQAETGARCEAGTACARVLRTAPAEAGAGAGGADTADVVIVLLQHQHWLPVDSAPAVADLLAM, via the exons ATGCGGCGCGAGGCgtgcgggcgcggcgggcgcgggctgTGCGCCGCCATGTTGCCCTTCAACGTGTCCCGCTACCGGCTCCACCTCGCGCAGGTGCGGTTCCGCGCGCCCGACGGCGGCCTCGTCGCGTTCGATGACAATGGCGACCCGCCGCCCGA GCTGAGCGATTACGACGTTATGAGCTTCGAGCGCGGTGGCGCCGCATGGCGGTACGAGCGCGTGGGGCGTTGGCGTCGCGGTGTGCTACAGATGCGTGGGGGCGCGGACGCGGCTTGGGCGCGAGCGCGCGGCGTTCCGGCCGCATGTTCGGCGCCGTGCGGCGCAGGGCAGTGGGCGCGCgtgggcgcggggcgcgcgcgATGCTGCTGGAGCTGCGTGGCGTGCGCGCCGCTCGAGGTCACCGTGCCGCCGCCCACGCCGGGCTGCCGGCTCTGTCCCCCCGGACACCACCCTGATCGAGACCGCACTG CATGTTTGCCGTCGACCGTGGAGTGGGGCGCCGAGGGCCGCGGCACGCGCGCCGTGGCTGCGCTGGTGGGCGCGGCCGGGCTGGCAGCCGTGGCCACGTGCGCCGTCACGTTCTGGCGACACCGCGCCACGCCTGTCGTGAAGTCGGCGTCTCGCGAGCTGTGCGCTCTGTTGCTGTGCGCGGCGGCGGTGTGCCACGGCGCCGCGCTGGCGGCCGTGTTGCGGCCAGGACCGGGCCCATGCGCACTCGTGCGGCTAGCAGCGCCCGCGCTGGGCGGAGTATATGCGGCCGTGCTGGCGCGTACAACGCGCGTGGCTCGGCTCGTGGCGGCGTGCGAGCGCCGGCCGGCGGCTCGACCGCGCCTGTTATCATCGCGCGCCCAGCTTTGGATGTGGCTGACACTGACGGTTCCAGGGATCTGTGTGGCAGTTTGGAGTGCGGTTAACTGGCCAGCCGCCCCGCGCCTACTGCACCCGGGCCGCTCACGCTCAGTGTTAGTGTGCGGCGGGGAGCAAGCCCCGGCACAGTTGGCTCCGCTGGCGCCGGCGCTGACTCTGCTGGCAGCGTGTGTCGGCATGGCGGTGCGCACTCGCCGCCTGCCACACAACTTCAACGAGACCAGGTTCGTGGGTGCGGCAGCGTACGCTACGTGTGTCACATGGTTCGCTTTCTTCCCGCTGTACGCGGTGAGCGCGGCGCGCACGGCGACGCTGTGCGCGTGCGTGTCGCTGTCGGCGGGTGCGTGCGTGGTGCTGTCGCTGGGCCCACGCGTATGGGTGTGCGTGTGTCGACCGGCGCGCAACACGCGTGCGCACTTCCTCACCGCCTCCatccgctgccacgtgggcaaGTACCGCGCAGCACGCGACCTGCCCGCAGCGCGCGACGTGTCGTGCCAGGCCGAGACAGGCGCGCGCTGCGAGGCGGGGACGGCGTGCGCGCGCGTGCTCCGCACTGCGCCGGCGgaggcgggggcgggggcggggggcGCAGACACGGCCGACGTGGTGATCGTGCTGCTGCAGCACCAGCACTGGCTGCCGGTCGACAGCGCGCCGGCGGTGGCGGACCTGCTCGCAATGTAA